In Euphorbia lathyris chromosome 2, ddEupLath1.1, whole genome shotgun sequence, the sequence TCTGACATAGGACCGAAAAATAAGAAAGACAGAGTAGACTTGTGATTTGTGAGCTAGCGGAAAGGTCCAtaaaaaattggtgtaagagtCGAGAAATAATACATAAAACCGATGACCACCTGAGCTAAGGACGGGTGAAGTCCAGATATCActatgaattaaatcaaagGGCATACATGCAAAATTGTTCGAGGACCGAAAAGGTaattttacttgttttccaTTAATACAAGAAGAACAAACAGAATCAACCTTAACTTTATTACAAGGAATCAAATTTTTATTGACCAGGGCGTTCAAAACAGGAGGCCCTGGATGTCCTAATCTATGATGCCAAACGGCGGAAGACAAAGCAGTAAAGACAGATGGAGACGACGTGAATTGTGGGAGCTAGAGGTGACTGGATACAGAGCGCCGGAACTTTTACATCTCATGATAATAGTGCCCGTctgtaaatccttcacagaaaaaccGAAGGGATCAAATTCCACAGAAACTTGGTTATCTTTAGTAAATTGACGGACGGAAATAAGATTTTTGATAAGATGAGGTGCATGCAAAACATTGGTTAACTTTAAAGGGTGATGTTTAGAAGCTAAAACTGCATTACCAAATCCACAAACAGGCATACAATGACCATTACCGACAATGATATTTTCATTGAGGCTCGAATTAAAATAAGAGGTGAGTGTACCTTTGTCGGCTGTCATGTGTGAGGTAGCTCCGGTGTCCATGTGCCATTGATCAGAAGGTGGAGCTATTGTCATGGTGTGCATGGCTTCCGCAATGTCAGTAGGCACATATGATGATGCTTCCATATTAAGATGTGCTTGCTGCATAGGGGGACGAGGCCCCAAAATACCAGACCCTGACGGTTGTCTGCCTGATGTAGGATAAGGGCAGGGAGGAGATGCCCATTGTTGCGGTGGTGCCCAAGGGTAGGTATATCCCCAAGGAGCAATAGGAGCAGGGCGATAATGTGGAGGCTGAGACGACCGATGATGATGTCGACCACCTCTGCCACGATACGGACGGCCACCGTGTCGACCTCCGCGGTAAGAGGAGGAGCCGCGATGGTGCGCAGGTCGGGAAGATGAGTATTGCGGCGGCGCAATAGCAGTGTCACCAGACGACACAGTCAATGCAACGGATTCGGACGGAGGGAGAATCTTACGGGCACAAGCTGTTTCCTCCAGAATCAGCATGGATCGAGCTCTCTGAAAAGTGGGAAGGGGATCCCCATGTCTAATTTGAGTGCCGACAGTATCATACGCATCAGTCAAACCGGATATAAGCTGTAGCACCATCTGATCATTGGTAACCGGGCAATCCACATTTGATAATTGATCAGACAGGGATTTGAGGTGCTGACTGTATGTGGAGATGTCAGAATAGTCACTGAGTTTGGTTTTGGAGAACTCTTGTTGAAGAAATAGAGCCCGGGAATTTTTGTTGTCTGAGAAAATCTCCTGAAGACGGCTCCAGGCCCCGGCGGCTGTGGAGTCGGCTACAATAATAGTATGTAGAAGGTCAAGGGAGATGGTGTTATAGATCCATTGAAGAACAACAGCATCAATACGAGTCCAGAGAGCAGGATTGGATTGTTTGAGAGTATCAGCGGAAGGGTCTGTGGGTGAGGGAGGAAGTATGTGGTCCAGGACCTGAAATGCCGTGGCATGGAGTTTGAATAGAGCCGCCCAAGTAGGATAATGTCCCTTTTCTATGTCGAGGGTTATTTTGATGAAGGTAGATATGTTGGATACGGTGAGGGAGGGATGGTGATTAGGGTTTGTGTCTGTGATGCTAAGGGTTGAGTTTGTGTTGTTGAGGTTCGAGTTTGTGTTTGGTGGTGTTCCGGCGGTGGAGTTTACCGTGTTGGTACTCATGATCGGTGATGGGAGGAGAGGGATTGTGTTTCGGTTTGGCTGGATCGGTGGAGATGGTGGCCGGAATCTGGGACGGCGGCGGCGGCCGTATATTGGAGAAGAGAGATAGTGTTTCGGTGAAggtaggagagagagagaggattaGGGTTAGGTTTAGgcctctgataccatgtaacaataTGATTCTCAGTGATTGTTATTAATGTGAAGTTCAGTATTTATACAGGATACAGTTCATTCTAGGTGAACAACTATAATTAACAGCTTATCCTATATTCTAGGCTAGAGATAAATAATACAGAGAATAATAACTAAATACATAGTCTAATAATCTTCAATTGGTTTTATAAAGAAGCAAATAAAACAACTGTAGCAGATGCCAAGCTCAAAACACAAATTCATAATTGCAGAAATCTAACAATTGTACACAGGTAAACATTAGATGAAAAAATCTCATTTCTCAGGAAGCTTCCAGGGGAATGTGGTTAATAATCAGTGCTAGTCATACCAATTAAAAGACAAATATGAAAAGTTCAAGCTTCTTGCCTCCAAACATTCCCCGACTTTAAGAATGACATCCTCCTCTTCAAACTTTTTTACATCTGAATCCTTTGCAATTTTATTCTGCAGAAGAGAAAATAGTCAATGGTAATTATCAAGACGAAAGGACCCAAACAacgtaataataataaataaataaattagaaaagaaaaagataatGCCAACTCTCAACTTGAGAAAGGTAACCATgcacaatatatataaaatccaAAGAACAATGATGCACAGATAAATGAtctgaatataaaatataatcacaGACAACAGAAGTGGCCATCAATCAAAAAATTGCTTCCAAAATAGGGAAAATGGAATAAAATACTCACACGTGTTTCTTGAAGATTGTACTGCAGACAAGAATAGAATGCCAGTTTGTCATCTTTATTAACAAAATTGTGGAGTGCAACATCCAGATCATTGACAGGAAGAATCTCCATCTTCTGCAAGATAGGCATCATAATAGGGAGTTAAACTCAAATATATAATGGGACCAAATGGATATCCTGCTTCTACCCCATTTCCAGCATCTTCCACATTCAATTTAATAGTAACCAAATATATTCGTGAAACAAATACAATCAGCAAACACATCCTTCTGAAGCTGGAAAATAACAGCTTATCAGACATTTGAACCTACCTAGCTGCCAAACAAATTATCTGAAAAGTCAAAAATATCCAGATATGTCTAAAACTTTTTAATGAACACCAAAGTGAAGCAGTAACTATGAGATATAAACTGATAGAGAGCGGCCTAAGCCCGATTGATTCAAATTATGATGGGACACGTAATTGAAACAATTGGGCTTAGGTCGCTCTCTATCAAAAAAAcgaatcaaaatcatgtaggATTTGATGGTGAGTACCAGGTTACTTTCAGCCACCAATGCTTCTATGTTTTGTTGATTTAACTCTTCTGGACGAAGACGTTCAGAATCGTCAATTTTAGCTGCAAGTAACCCAAGAAAGATAGAATTATgttatagcatcatattttaatgCAACACTGTTTATTACTGACCAAAATAGGAAATTGAAAAGGAAAACATTGGTAACACATAAAAAATGTCTGTTTATGAGACAAGATGAAACCTGAAAATTATGCTTCACGCAAGAAAGAAAGGGAAGTAATCCCCTCTTTTATAGCATTTATAAATTTCTCAATATGCGTATCACTAAGCTGCTTTCGGGATGCATGCACAGACACATGGAATTTTTGAAGGATTACTAACTTTAAGGAATTtcctttctgtttttttttctctgtCTTAATCCTAGGGATGACTAAAAGTCTTTGGACTGCTGATTTTTCGAAGATGCAACTTTAAGTACTTGCGCCATAACATATATCCATTGCATGCAATCTCACCAGTGTACAAACAGAAACACCTAAAAGGCTCAATGAAGCACACAAACATATTGTAGAATCCATGCAAATGCAGACGGTCCAAATATTGTAAATGGAAAAAGATCAAATATTGGATTCAAGTTACCATGTCCCTGACCCTTCCTGGAGGTCTTCGAGAATATAAGAATGTCTTGAGGATTAGCAACCTGAAAAATCAAGATAAGAGACAAAGTCATACTTTTATTCGACAAGTGATAACAGAGTAAACTTCTTGTTATCAGAATATGTAATGGACAGGAAATACCTTTCCTACATACTTCTGCCCAAACCTTTGAGGATTTATAGTCATAAATCCAGAGTAGTCTACCTGCCAAACCAATCAACAACTGAATATATCAATGCTATTGGGTAGTATAGACATAAATGTTACAGTTTTCCCACTCAGTAAACATATATTACCATCCAGAAAGTCAAACTTGCAAGAAAAGTCAaactattattttaaaattgatgACAGAAGTTCTAAAACTCTCAGTAAGTTTTTAAGCAGGAtactatgttttctaataagcCTAAAGGCAATGCAAGTAACATCTGTAATTTCTACCTCTAGCATTCAAACCTCTGTCCTCTGCAAAATATTTAGTTGAAAATCTATGGACATGTTTTCTGATCTAAAAATGATAGAGAACACTTAATATAACAAGATAGAGCATTCACTGGTTGCTTCAAAGATGTCTCAAATCcaataaaaatttaacaaatgcAAGATATGCTCAAATGGATGTTATATGCTCAAATGGATGTTACCTTTATTCGAACTAGTGGAAGTTTGAGCTCCGATCTGCTAACAGCCTTTCTAGTAGATTTCTCTATCAGACCACTAACCTAcaaaatcaaaaaacaaaaaaaaaaaatcttagaaTATGTTCAATAATGAAGAAGAACCTTCATAACTATAAGAATTAAGCTCAAACAAGAAAATACCATTTTATCCAAATGTTCAAGAATTGAATTATGATCATTGGGATCAACGTCAGCTTCATCCTTTAGTGAAACCTACAACATGAAACCCAGTAAACAATGAAAAGTTCTTTcacactaataataataataataaagaccATTGCTAGGATACCTCCGCATATTCAAAAGGTCTCACTGAAGTCAAAGGTATCTTGGTTGGGCGATATTGATTTCCCTAT encodes:
- the LOC136218935 gene encoding uncharacterized protein produces the protein MSTNTVNSTAGTPPNTNSNLNNTNSTLSITDTNPNHHPSLTVSNISTFIKITLDIEKGHYPTWAALFKLHATAFQVLDHILPPSPTDPSADTLKQSNPALWTRIDAVVLQWIYNTISLDLLHTIIVADSTAAGAWSRLQEIFSDNKNSRALFLQQEFSKTKLSDYSDISTYSQHLKSLSDQLSNVDCPVTNDQMVLQLISGLTDAYDTVGTQIRHGDPLPTFQRARSMLILEETACARKILPPSESVALTVSSGDTAIAPPQYSSSRPAHHRGSSSYRGGRHGGRPYRGRGGRHHHRSSQPPHYRPAPIAPWGYTYPWAPPQQWASPPCPYPTSGRQPSGSGILGPRPPMQQAHLNMEASSYVPTDIAEAMHTMTIAPPSDQWHMDTGATSHMTADKGFTDGHYYHEM